In Labrus bergylta chromosome 5, fLabBer1.1, whole genome shotgun sequence, the genomic window ACAAACGGCTGTAATAGTTCAACAGGAGTTCACTCAAGTTAAAACTTGTACTTAAAAGCCCAAGTATGAGCTATAAAAACATTAAGAACAGATCAAACTCCCTGCTTTTCATTATTTTGGACCTCAAGGCGATCTTACATCATGAATAATTTACAACTAAATACAACGTACTAAAGCATTAACATGTGCCATTGTTAAAGTAATTCAATACAAAGCTTATTTCAACATTGTGCTCCTATCATTCACTGTTAACCTATAAAAGTTCAAGAGGAATACTTTTGAATATCAGCTTTTGGGATAAAATCCTTCACAATTCAGTTAAGTACATATATCCATTCTTTATCTTTAATCACTGCAACAATGGTGTCTTGTACATATATTCTAGATAGGGCAGGATATCTAACTATCAGTTGAAATAACTTGCATAGACTTGAGTTTTTGATTATATCTACAAAGGGGTTTGGTGGCATATACCTCAAACTGCGGTTTCAAGTTGAAAACAGGCGCACAGCATGAGAGCTGATTCATAATTACCGTTGTTTTGCGTCTTTGCTTGGGTGGAGTGGACCGTAAATGAATCACGTTGATCCCTGCATCTCTTAGGATGACTTCGTTGATGTCATCTTCAAGGTTTGGAGTCTGAGGCTGAGATTACACAGAATAAACGgttgtttttaattcagtgttgataaatcccaAACCCGGTACTCATTCCCTTTAGCTGGCACATTAGATACCTACCAAAGGCATCAGCGCATACTTCTCCATGGCATTTTTGAAAGGCGTCGGAGTTCGTGGGGTCGTGCAGAGCTCAGACTTGTGGTTGGGTGTCACAAATctaagaagaaacaaaatgaacGAGAAACGTGAAAACTCAGAAGCAAATACAAAATCGAACGAACAGAACCGAAGCATTTTTGAAATACTTACAGATATCATAGCGTTTTCACAACTGCAAATAAGTTGACCCgctttaaaaacatcatattttaacattcAAGAGCTGATAAGGCAGAAACACTGCAGCctcattattatcatttttttttgcagcctgtAGACACTTGACCTGAAATTGCTACTAGAGGCTGGGCCATACATTAATATGCACAGTCTAAGGGCCACACTTGTGTTTAAGAAGATGATGTCAGGTCCTACCAAGGcctgaaagtaaaaatgttgtgggtgggaaggaaggaaggaaggaaggggggggggaagtgggTTGAGACTCTGCACAGGTCGCTGCTTTGCACCATGTGTTTCAAATAAATATGCAAACTGAGTGACACAGCTTTAAAATGCAAAGCAACTTTGAAAAACCCCAGACAGGAAGGTGCAGCAGCAACTGTCGCCCACTGTATCGTAGTTGAGTGAGTGAAGAGCAACTTTGTGTCCGGGCTCCATGTTCAGATAACTTTTCTTACCCCTGGGGGTTTACAGCAGCTGCTTCCTCGAGCACACCGTGCAGGAAAAAGCACCCGCCTTCCTCAGTCTGTGGCACCAGCTGCCAGAGTCCATTATCTACTAACAATGCATCATCAGGATTCTTTAATCCGTTTTCCATTTTGCACCGAGGACAACATGCTAACACGAGAAATCGCTAAAACTTTCAGTATTTACAAGTTCCGCCCTCCTctgcttctgattggctggtatCGTTGGTTAGGTTGAGAGCGAGCGCTGCGTTGTTCGCATGCCATTAGTaggcgcacacacgcacacgcgcgcacacacacacacacacacacacacacacacacacacacacacacacacacacacaggtcggaaATCAGTCACAGGGGCTTTTCTTCATTTGATTTGTGGAAAACTTTTTCCATTCACACATTCTACTActgaatgtttcatttaacaCTATTATATCTCTTTATATCTGAATCATCATTTCACCAATGGTCTCGTAATCATTCCATTATGAATATCTGtactgttttctctttctttggttTGTACATTGCTTTGtgttaaatcaaaataaaatcaaaaaagatcTGACACAGGGGTCCCAATGACTCTCAGCCATCCAAGTATCAAAGCTACTCCATGTACATTTTCTCATCTGCTACAtcatttattgtcattgtttGTACAGCATCTTTGGCACTACTCACTACTGTACAATTATCTCATGCAAGCTagtacagtttttattttattttagtttgtttattgttttatatttaatgtaataCTTTTGTGCATTGAGTGCACACTTTGTTGACGTCAAATTCCTCGCATGTATGAGCTTAACTggacaataaagctgattctgacaatcaagtaaaaaataataaataaaagcagactAAATAAGGGAACTTAGCGTGGTCCAAAGAATATAACAGAGCTCTTAAGTGCGGTCTATTCACTAGTTTGAAATCACTTACGCTGAGTTTTCTTTCTGAGTGTGGGGGGTCTTGTCACGTTGTAGCGGTGTAGTAACAATGGCTTTCTGGCTGCAGACTGGCGTGGATGTGAGAGACGGGTTCTCCAGGTCATGAGTGTCCTGCTTGGTCCACATGTTGAGGAACTGAAACCGCACAAGTTATCATATGGAAATTCTGATATGACCGTATTACCATAATCATACAAAGTGCTACAGGATTGAATGACTTACTTGAGATGGAGAAAAGGGCAAGATTTTGACCGGAGTGCTCTTGGGGGTCATGGAGTTATTAGCATCCGGAGAAAAGGCATTGTATCTCCTGCTCCTACGGATCTGTGTGGAGGGTGGCGTCACGCCTCCAGGAGAGATGGGGATGAGTTCCCCCTTGCTGCCTTTGCTTAACTCCTGCAGGGCACTGCCCTCCAGACGAAACTGGTGGCGCTCTGGGCTTGGACTGTCCACAGGCAGGTCAAAGGCTGCGAGGTTGCACCAGCCATCGAGGTCCTGATGGACGCAGAGACATTTTGATAGTTAAACATTTATGACAATTAAATACTGCCAGTTGAAGGCAGAATATTTACATCTGTTACACCTCGTCCGCAATTTGTAAAGCTTGGGGTTGGAATGGTGGGGTGAAGTTGTTCTGCCCCTGATCCACCACCGGAGGTAGCAACAGAGGCGTAACAGGAAGGAGACGGTGTTAATGTTTAATGTCAGAGCCAGCAGGGCAGAGGAgcgccctgtgtgtgttttacatgcCGAGCCTCTTGTTCTGAAATGTCAACTCACActctgggacaccaatattacaccaCTGCCAATGCAATGTGGAAGTACAAAGGTGTAATGACAGCAAAACCTTGTTATGGTGCTGTAGCAGAATCACAACCTGTTAAAGGATTCAGTATGGGTACATtgagcccctctctctctttctgtatgGATTCAAATCACATTACGGCATGccactatctgtaaatcttcatGTACGCTTTAAATCACTAACCAATTCTCTCCCTTGGAGTTCTTGAGTTCCTTTGTCTCATAGCTTTCTCTGGATCGTTGGTTTGGACAACCTTCTGATGTTGGCTAATATTTGGTCGGGtatttgtgaaaaacaaatgttccAAAGGGTACGGTCTAGACCTGCACCTTTTTGTatagtgtcttgagataacatttgttatgaattggcacagTTTAATCTCTCTTTTACAATATTCAACGTAGCTAGGCTTTTCTTTTTGATGCCAAGTTAAGCATGAAGATGTAAAAGGGGAAAACAGTCATAAAAGTTCCTCTGTGAAAAATAGAGCAACAATAAAGTTGTAACAGACTTATGTCTTTTGTAAAATTGCAATAACAACAATGTCTTTTAATTAAGTAAAGTAATCATTTTTTATCTCTATTATAAAAACTGTAGTTATTAGATGAAGCTCCAGTCTAAACCTGTTTCGGACCGCAGAAGTCCTCGTGTCATTTTAATGATTTGAACGGTTTTCAGCAATTATTTGAAcaataatgttttattaaatattcaGTTCTTGTCTTTTACAAAGGTTAGGGGGGGGGTAAGAGTTAACAACCCTAACCCCCTGAACAAAATCACATTTACTTCTTTCAAAAAGAGAACGCTGTGGGTTATTTGGGATACATACCCCATCAACCAATTCCAGCACTTCTTTCAGCGCTGGgccagaaggagagagaaagccaGAACTGTCCACCACCCAGCTGGAGTCTGCTTCAGTCTTGGGGCTTAAACCGTCCTTAGGGGAGGACACAGCACTTGACGGTCCTGCTTCACCGCGGCCAGTTTCAACAGAAACTGAGCCTGGAGCTTCCTGCATCTGGTGAAAAAAACGTAGAAAACACTGAGATTATAAACATAGTTACACCTCTTTAATGTACGATGTGTACCTGTGTTGTATAGTGactttttcaaatgaatgttATTTTGTGTGCGTACTGAATtatgtgttttctgctctgcaTCTTTGTCTGGATCATCTTGGGAACCACCGGGAATCTGTGTGAACAAGAAACAGTATTTTTCAGCAATGCTCTCAAAGCTTGACATTGCGTCCATATTGGAGTTATACACGATGGAAAGACAGCCAACCTGCATATCTTTATTCACACGGGCCAACAGCTCTTCAAGTTCATTGGGCCTGAAGACCTCCCCGGCATAGAAACCCATCTCTAACTTGCGTTTGATGGTGGAATTCCAGTGATTCTTCACGGCATTATCCGtcctgtgtgtaaatataaCAACAAGAAATAAGAGAAGGACGGGCATTGCTCCCAATTACAAAACAGCTTCACGGTGTTTTTCTGCGAGCACCGCTGGAGTATTTACCTTCCAGGGAGCAACTTGGCAATCTCAGCCCAGCGGTTTCCGAGCAGACAGTGAGCCTTGTAGATGATGAGGTCCTCCTCGGCTGTCCATGATGATTTCTTCACATTGGGGTTGAGGTGATTGTGCCAGCGCTCCCTACATTGCTTCCCCAGTCTGCCCTTCAGATGCTTGGCGACCATTGCCCACTGTTTGTTGCCATATTGATTTACAAGCTCTATAACCTGCAGAAACATGAAGGGATGGTGGTAGTAGAACAACATCTCTTTTTGACAAAACACACCAGATATAATGTTCTTAGAGAGTCAAATAATTGACCTCcatataactttttttaatgaatcaaCTACCTTCTCGTCCTCCTCCTTTGTCCAGGGACCTTTAACCAATTCTGGGTCCAAGATCTTAAACCAACGGTGCTGACACTGGTGTTCACTGTGATtctatacaaacaaacacattcgaAACTTTAAAAGTACTGAAAGCGAGATCTGATTTAACAACTCAGTTTACACGtctcacaaataaaataatcGAACTTACTGGAATATAGCTGGCAATGTATTTCCAATCAGTGGGTCCTAGCTTTTGAACCAGAGCCTTGAGCTGGTCAtcctgtaaacacacagacacacacacacgctcgcatGTTAATGTCCCCTGTCCTACAAGCGCCATTGTTTACACTGAGACAACATGCAAATTACTGGGACAAGTCCTGGGCAATCACCTCCTCTGGTGTCCATTTCACCTTCACTTTCCCACCGTCTCTCTGATCTGCCACATCAGAATCGGTGTCTTGATGCATGGCCTCCTCTCCGTCATCACTGAGGAAGAAACAGCTGTGATGAGCATGTGCAAAGCTGACAAGGAGAGCAGAAAGTAGCTCCTGTgacccaccaccaccacccacccCCCCTTTAAGGATGCAGAGAGTGGAACTTGATCATCAGGTTTATCAGTCCGGTTTCCTGTGACTAGACGGAAACTCTGTCTATATGCATGAACTAACCAGTGGATGGAAAACTTAGATACAATGTAAGACGTGAATTGACTGCAATGGGTTAAGAAGGAATTCCCTTGCATTAGAAGAAGAGACTCTATTCTCATAATCCGGAAAAGGGCGGCACAGACGAGAGTCGGCTCTGTACTCAAATGTTGCAGGATTGTGgacaaaatacacaaatcaCAGCCTCCTGAATGCTATACTACTGTAACTTTAACTATAATTCATTATGTTTAATATTGACACTGAATAGGCTATTCAAAACTAGCAGCATCTTACCAGCGCGCCCACCAAGAAGACATTTCCCTCGGTTTCTGTTGTTTACGGTCACACGGTGATTTGCCCTGCGGTCGTTTCACGTCATGTGCATGAATATTAGACCCTGTTGAGTTGTATtccgcttcttcttcttttttttgttgttgtctttagaAAGTGGCCGCTGGGTTGAGATGGAGGCCTCGGTGCTGTTGTGTTGAATGTAGCGAGCAGCTTGTGACCAGCTGGAGCAGAGCGCCCGGGGTTGTCCGCGCTCCTGGATTTCTATCTCGCGCCCTTCTCCACGGCAGGGGCCGGATGGTGACGTAGATGCGCAAAAAACATGTGCGCATAGGTGCAAGAAGCCAGATGGAGACACTTCCGACggtgcttcaaaataaaatagttttgtCCCCGTTTGTCccataaactgttttttttattttttatatttacagccCATCTGTTGTATGTTTGTCCCAGAGCATTTTCTTATAAGTTCTTAACATTGATAAGTTTACAGCAAATCtgttggaaaagaaaaaaatcaatggaTTAAACagttaatatattatatattattattgaaAACACTCACTTAATTCTAACTGTTCTTTGGACATGTGCTGCtgacctcttggccaggtcacccttgtgaaagagatcctgatctcaatgggttctttatctggttaaataaaagttaataataataaatttttTCTGCCCAAATGAATTACACatagaataaaaacatatttataaaacacgttttattgtttaaaagcAGTAGGAAACAAACATATAACTTAAAATGACATGTCAATAAACAttgcatttcatttgaattctcCGACTAAAATTGCCAGGACTTGTACTGGATTCCCCCACACCCACCTCCTCTTTAACTGATGACCAGCTCAGCCACCAGCTGCATCAATTAGCAAAGATCTTGTGCAGTGAAATTCCACCTGGAGCTCAGTTCAGACTCACTGGCCTATGAAGACAATGGAGAAGGCTTTTTTTGGTAAAGGTAggaacaatgttttttatttgaaagcaTTTTCTCTAACAAGATGATGTGGTTTTAAGtgccatttttacattttacttcCTAGATATGAAAAGCTTTGAGTGTTCATCTCCATCGGAGCTTGACAGGAGGTTTTTGGAGGAACAGAGTTGGGTGTCTGCTTTGTCGCTG contains:
- the mybl2b gene encoding v-myb avian myeloblastosis viral oncogene homolog-like 2b isoform X1; this encodes MSSWWARCDDGEEAMHQDTDSDVADQRDGGKVKVKWTPEEDDQLKALVQKLGPTDWKYIASYIPNHSEHQCQHRWFKILDPELVKGPWTKEEDEKVIELVNQYGNKQWAMVAKHLKGRLGKQCRERWHNHLNPNVKKSSWTAEEDLIIYKAHCLLGNRWAEIAKLLPGRTDNAVKNHWNSTIKRKLEMGFYAGEVFRPNELEELLARVNKDMQIPGGSQDDPDKDAEQKTHNSMQEAPGSVSVETGRGEAGPSSAVSSPKDGLSPKTEADSSWVVDSSGFLSPSGPALKEVLELVDGDLDGWCNLAAFDLPVDSPSPERHQFRLEGSALQELSKGSKGELIPISPGGVTPPSTQIRRSRRYNAFSPDANNSMTPKSTPVKILPFSPSQFLNMWTKQDTHDLENPSLTSTPVCSQKAIVTTPLQRDKTPHTQKENSAFVTPNHKSELCTTPRTPTPFKNAMEKYALMPLPQTPNLEDDINEVILRDAGINVIHLRSTPPKQRRKTTHRPPMKKVRKSLALDDMDCQVRPTSKRKSHKHSVKDDPMIVSFNSSSICSKRHDNILDQGFLLGPSDSAIFPSTMPPRPMSKEWEMVVCGQTKDQLIMTEKARHYLRSLKSHATSRALILS
- the mybl2b gene encoding v-myb avian myeloblastosis viral oncogene homolog-like 2b isoform X2; the encoded protein is MSSWWARCDDGEEAMHQDTDSDVADQRDGGKVKVKWTPEEDDQLKALVQKLGPTDWKYIASYIPNHSEHQCQHRWFKILDPELVKGPWTKEEDEKVIELVNQYGNKQWAMVAKHLKGRLGKQCRERWHNHLNPNVKKSSWTAEEDLIIYKAHCLLGNRWAEIAKLLPGRTDNAVKNHWNSTIKRKLEMGFYAGEVFRPNELEELLARVNKDMQIPGGSQDDPDKDAEQKTHNSMQEAPGSVSVETGRGEAGPSSAVSSPKDGLSPKTEADSSWVVDSSGFLSPSGPALKEVLELVDGDLDGWCNLAAFDLPVDSPSPERHQFRLEGSALQELSKGSKGELIPISPGGVTPPSTQIRRSRRYNAFSPDANNSMTPKSTPVKILPFSPSQFLNMWTKQDTHDLENPSLTSTPVCSQKAIVTTPLQRDKTPHTQKENSAFVTPNHKSELCTTPRTPTPFKNAMEKYALMPLPQTPNLEDDINEVILRDAGINVIHLRSTPPKQRRKTTHRPPMKKVRKSLALDDMDCQDDPMIVSFNSSSICSKRHDNILDQGFLLGPSDSAIFPSTMPPRPMSKEWEMVVCGQTKDQLIMTEKARHYLRSLKSHATSRALILS